In one window of Micromonospora cathayae DNA:
- a CDS encoding RICIN domain-containing protein translates to MRTMDEARPASPPGRRWRAGLAAAAAAVVTAGTLVAINAAPAAAATVDTNAWYVLVNRNSGKALDVYNLSTADGGRITQWTRNNGNQQQWQFVDSGGGYYRVKSRHSGKVLDVANVSTANGATVHQWTDHNGTNQQWRLADSDGGHVRLINRNSNKALEVQGASTADGANIVQYDDWGGTNQQWQFVRVDGGTTPPTTPPPGDGTSGCGKAPTLRNGTHTITSNGKSRSFILRMPNNYNNANRYRLIFALHWRGGTANEIDSGGTSGQAWSYYGQWEQSNNTAILVAPQGLNGGWGNPGGEDVTLMDDIIRRIESDLCVNPAQRFATGFSWGGGMSYALACARPTVFRAVAVISGGLISGCSGGTQPVAYFGLHGISDNVLSISGGRSLRDTFVRNNGCTPQNPPEPAAGSRTHITTTYSGCRAGYPVQWAAFDNGHMPGPVDGTYAESGVTTWTKGEIWRFFAQFS, encoded by the coding sequence ATGAGAACCATGGACGAGGCCCGTCCCGCCTCTCCACCGGGACGTCGCTGGCGGGCCGGACTGGCCGCCGCCGCGGCGGCCGTCGTCACCGCCGGCACGCTGGTCGCGATCAACGCGGCACCCGCCGCGGCCGCCACGGTCGACACCAACGCGTGGTACGTGCTGGTGAACCGCAACAGTGGCAAGGCCCTGGACGTGTACAACCTGTCCACGGCCGACGGTGGCCGGATCACGCAGTGGACCCGGAACAACGGTAACCAGCAGCAGTGGCAGTTCGTCGACTCCGGCGGCGGCTACTACCGGGTCAAGTCCCGGCACTCCGGCAAGGTCCTCGACGTGGCGAACGTGTCCACGGCCAACGGGGCCACCGTGCACCAGTGGACCGACCACAACGGCACCAACCAGCAGTGGCGGTTGGCCGATTCCGACGGCGGGCACGTCCGCCTGATCAACCGCAACAGCAACAAGGCCCTCGAAGTGCAGGGCGCGTCCACCGCCGACGGCGCCAACATCGTCCAGTACGACGACTGGGGCGGCACCAACCAGCAGTGGCAGTTCGTCCGGGTCGACGGCGGCACCACGCCGCCCACCACCCCGCCGCCGGGTGACGGCACCAGCGGCTGCGGCAAGGCCCCGACGCTGCGCAACGGCACCCACACCATCACCAGCAACGGCAAGAGCCGCTCGTTCATCCTGCGGATGCCGAACAACTACAACAACGCCAACCGGTACCGGTTGATCTTCGCGCTGCACTGGCGCGGCGGCACCGCCAACGAGATCGACTCCGGGGGCACCAGCGGGCAGGCCTGGTCCTACTACGGTCAGTGGGAGCAGTCGAACAACACCGCGATCCTGGTCGCGCCGCAGGGCCTCAACGGCGGTTGGGGGAACCCCGGCGGCGAGGACGTCACCCTGATGGACGACATCATCCGCCGGATCGAGAGTGACCTCTGCGTCAACCCGGCCCAGCGCTTCGCCACCGGCTTCAGCTGGGGCGGCGGCATGAGCTACGCGCTGGCCTGTGCCCGGCCGACCGTCTTCCGGGCCGTCGCGGTCATCTCCGGTGGCCTGATCAGCGGATGCAGCGGCGGCACCCAGCCGGTGGCGTACTTCGGGCTGCACGGCATCAGCGACAACGTGCTGTCCATCTCCGGTGGACGCAGCCTGCGGGACACCTTCGTCCGGAACAACGGCTGCACCCCGCAGAATCCGCCGGAGCCGGCCGCCGGCAGCCGGACCCACATCACCACCACCTACTCGGGCTGCCGGGCGGGGTACCCGGTGCAGTGGGCCGCGTTCGACAACGGTCACATGCCGGGGCCGGTCGACGGCACGTACGCCGAGAGCGGCGTGACGACCTGGACCAAGGGGGAGATCTGGCGGTTCTTCGCGCAGTTCTCCTGA
- a CDS encoding mandelate racemase/muconate lactonizing enzyme family protein, with protein MRITGYRTLTTVQEWGRPVGDANGVLADGVVPVGIVLVDTDEGITGVGLGPHVEIDRIFPALDGADPRAVTTLYDRMLRHTFKAGHAGPVFGTIGALDTALWDIKAQLAGEPLWRLLGGHDRRVPAYASGLDIGLTDDELVATYQTYARHGLRAAKLKGGLDIDRDRDRLCLVRDVLAGTGRGPRPGLMLDVNESWTRKQAVRYVGELERTLDLIWIEEPVRRWDAEGLAVVGRGVRASVATGENLTGLEQYRPLLAAGAVDVVQSSAVWGVTHFLRVSALAHAHDLPVSPIGNSPVGLLHAATSVPNHLTSELQDLHPPVGVTVDLHVEEGAFVLGDSPGLGVRVDEEAVRASARRPGPQTADGPNVRPERAGHRLLATRDGMAAPRLPHHRAPAASRNEVSPTACR; from the coding sequence ATGCGGATCACCGGGTACCGGACCCTCACCACCGTCCAGGAATGGGGACGGCCCGTCGGAGACGCCAACGGCGTCCTCGCCGACGGTGTCGTTCCGGTGGGGATCGTGCTCGTCGACACCGACGAGGGGATCACCGGCGTCGGTCTGGGACCGCACGTGGAGATCGACAGGATCTTCCCGGCCCTCGACGGTGCCGACCCCCGCGCCGTGACCACCCTGTACGACCGGATGCTGCGGCACACCTTCAAGGCGGGCCACGCCGGCCCGGTCTTCGGGACCATCGGCGCGCTCGACACCGCCCTGTGGGACATCAAGGCCCAACTGGCCGGTGAGCCGCTCTGGCGGCTGCTGGGCGGACACGACCGGCGGGTCCCCGCGTACGCGTCCGGACTGGACATCGGGCTGACCGACGACGAACTCGTCGCCACCTACCAGACCTACGCCCGGCACGGCCTGCGGGCCGCCAAACTCAAGGGCGGCCTCGACATCGACCGGGACCGGGACCGGCTCTGCCTGGTCCGGGACGTGCTGGCCGGAACCGGGCGCGGCCCGCGGCCCGGACTGATGCTCGACGTCAACGAGTCCTGGACCCGCAAACAGGCGGTCCGGTACGTCGGCGAACTCGAACGCACCCTGGACCTCATCTGGATCGAGGAGCCCGTCCGGCGGTGGGACGCCGAAGGGCTGGCCGTCGTGGGCCGGGGTGTCCGCGCGTCCGTCGCCACCGGGGAGAACCTCACCGGGCTGGAACAGTACCGTCCGCTGCTCGCCGCCGGAGCGGTCGACGTCGTCCAGTCGTCCGCCGTCTGGGGCGTCACCCACTTCCTGCGGGTGTCCGCCCTGGCACACGCCCACGACCTGCCGGTCAGCCCGATCGGCAACAGCCCGGTCGGGCTGCTGCACGCCGCCACCTCGGTGCCGAACCACCTGACCAGCGAGTTGCAGGACCTGCACCCCCCGGTGGGCGTCACCGTCGACCTGCACGTCGAGGAGGGCGCGTTCGTCCTCGGCGACTCGCCGGGCCTCGGCGTCCGGGTGGACGAGGAGGCCGTCCGTGCCTCCGCCCGCCGGCCGGGCCCGCAGACCGCCGACGGCCCGAACGTCCGCCCGGAACGGGCCGGGCACCGGCTGCTGGCGACGCGCGACGGCATGGCCGCCCCCCGGCTCCCGCACCACCGGGCCCCGGCGGCCTCCCGTAACGAGGTCTCGCCCACCGCCTGCCGCTGA
- a CDS encoding FadR/GntR family transcriptional regulator, with protein MTTSQETPHHGSLPPTWARRPANLARAVTAELVERIVRGAHPPGSPLPPEPILCETFSVSRTVVREAVKILQEKGLVQVRQGAGTMVTPPAMWDMLDELVLGATIAEDDSLAILDDLVVTRRVLESDMANVAARVADQETLDRLRALVDRMDELVDDQVSYHEHDRAFHDTVMQASGNRIARGVVRSLESQVVNTARYMGRTERALCVASNRGHRRIYERIAAHDPDGAAEAMFTHITEAWLVRRSGTDTPTRLQR; from the coding sequence ATGACAACATCGCAGGAGACGCCCCACCACGGCTCGCTGCCTCCGACCTGGGCCCGCCGACCCGCCAACCTCGCCCGCGCGGTCACCGCCGAACTGGTGGAGCGCATCGTCCGGGGGGCGCACCCCCCGGGGTCGCCGCTGCCTCCGGAACCGATCCTCTGCGAGACCTTCTCGGTGAGCCGGACGGTCGTCCGGGAAGCGGTGAAGATCCTCCAGGAGAAGGGGCTGGTCCAGGTCCGACAGGGCGCCGGCACCATGGTGACCCCGCCCGCCATGTGGGACATGCTCGACGAACTCGTCCTCGGCGCGACCATCGCCGAGGACGACAGCCTGGCGATCCTCGACGACCTCGTCGTCACCCGGCGGGTGCTGGAGTCCGACATGGCCAACGTCGCCGCCCGGGTCGCCGACCAGGAGACCCTCGACCGGCTCCGGGCCCTGGTGGACCGGATGGACGAGCTGGTCGACGACCAGGTCAGCTACCACGAGCACGACCGCGCCTTCCACGACACGGTCATGCAGGCGTCCGGTAACCGGATCGCCCGTGGCGTGGTCCGGTCGCTGGAGAGCCAGGTCGTGAACACCGCCCGGTACATGGGCCGGACGGAACGCGCCCTGTGCGTGGCCTCCAACCGTGGACACCGGCGCATCTACGAGCGGATCGCCGCCCACGATCCGGACGGTGCCGCCGAGGCGATGTTCACCCACATCACCGAGGCCTGGCTGGTCCGCCGCAGCGGAACGGACACCCCCACCCGCCTGCAGCGCTGA
- a CDS encoding arabinofuranosidase catalytic domain-containing protein — MVVSNRHHRRTSLLVGASIIALVVGGAASYSPLSAGATAGSAPVARPVTAAIEPGQSTRIVGTQSGRCLEVPNSSTTNGTQTQLWDCTGGTNQTWTYTAGKQLTVYGTKCLDASGQGTTNGTQAIIWDCNGQPNQQWNVNSNGTITGVQSGLCLDASGNGTANGTKVHLWACHGGTNQQWTSPAAPPSSPPPPQTGDRPCDIYASGGTPCVAAHSTTRALFGSYAGNLYQVRRSSDSTTRNIAVLSAGGTADAAAQDSFCTGTSCVVTVVYDQSGRGNDLWYQGSSVVPGSPQSKPAIATSESLSVGGRKAYSLYINPGNSYWRDGHLTGVPTGAAPEGMYMVTSGTHVNNGCCFDYGNSETTRKADAAGAMDAINFSRQCWFGGCQGTGPWVQADLEWGLFPGGSQSWNPNQRSFTSKFVTATLKNNGTTRFAIKGSDAQAGNLYTLWDGALPPGYSPMKKQGAIILGSGGDCCKPDGGANLSAGTFYEGAMVAGYPSDATENAVQANIVAAGYR, encoded by the coding sequence ATGGTCGTTTCGAACCGCCACCACCGCCGGACGTCCCTCCTGGTCGGCGCGTCGATCATCGCCCTGGTCGTCGGCGGCGCCGCCTCCTACTCCCCGCTCTCCGCCGGGGCGACCGCCGGGTCGGCCCCGGTCGCCCGGCCGGTGACGGCGGCCATCGAACCGGGGCAGAGCACCCGGATCGTGGGCACCCAGTCCGGCCGCTGCCTCGAGGTACCGAACTCCAGCACCACCAACGGCACCCAGACGCAGCTCTGGGACTGCACCGGCGGCACCAACCAGACCTGGACCTACACCGCCGGCAAACAACTCACGGTGTACGGCACCAAGTGCCTGGACGCCTCCGGACAGGGCACCACCAACGGCACCCAGGCCATCATCTGGGACTGCAACGGCCAACCCAACCAGCAGTGGAACGTCAACAGCAACGGCACCATCACCGGCGTCCAGTCCGGACTCTGTCTCGACGCCAGCGGCAACGGCACCGCCAACGGCACCAAGGTGCACCTCTGGGCCTGCCACGGCGGCACCAACCAGCAGTGGACCTCGCCGGCGGCCCCGCCGTCCTCACCGCCCCCACCGCAGACCGGCGACCGTCCGTGCGACATCTACGCCTCGGGCGGCACGCCCTGCGTGGCCGCGCACAGCACCACCCGGGCGCTCTTCGGCAGCTACGCCGGCAACCTCTACCAGGTGCGGCGTTCCTCGGACAGCACGACCCGGAACATCGCCGTGCTGAGCGCGGGCGGCACCGCCGACGCGGCGGCCCAGGACTCGTTCTGCACCGGCACGAGCTGTGTCGTCACGGTGGTCTACGACCAGTCCGGGCGGGGCAACGACCTCTGGTACCAGGGGTCGAGCGTGGTGCCGGGCTCACCGCAGAGCAAGCCGGCGATCGCCACCTCGGAGTCCCTGAGCGTCGGGGGCCGCAAGGCGTACTCGCTCTACATCAACCCCGGCAACAGCTACTGGCGGGACGGTCACCTGACCGGCGTGCCGACCGGGGCCGCCCCCGAGGGCATGTACATGGTGACCAGCGGCACGCACGTCAACAACGGCTGCTGCTTCGACTACGGCAACAGCGAGACCACCCGCAAGGCCGACGCCGCGGGCGCGATGGACGCCATCAACTTCAGCAGGCAGTGCTGGTTCGGCGGCTGCCAGGGGACGGGCCCGTGGGTCCAGGCGGACCTCGAATGGGGCCTCTTTCCCGGTGGCAGCCAGAGCTGGAACCCCAACCAGCGCTCCTTCACCAGCAAGTTCGTCACCGCGACCCTGAAGAACAACGGCACGACACGCTTCGCGATCAAGGGTAGTGACGCGCAGGCCGGCAACCTCTACACCCTCTGGGACGGTGCGCTGCCGCCGGGCTACAGCCCGATGAAGAAGCAGGGCGCCATCATCCTGGGCAGTGGCGGGGACTGCTGCAAGCCCGACGGCGGCGCGAACCTCAGCGCGGGCACCTTCTACGAGGGCGCCATGGTCGCCGGCTATCCCTCCGACGCCACCGAGAACGCGGTGCAGGCCAACATCGTGGCCGCCGGCTACCGCTGA
- a CDS encoding carbohydrate ABC transporter permease, with the protein MSRTGWARWLVVVPMTLLALATIYPLIFTANVAMKTRREYILDRFSPAGVLHWENLATAWNSVGMARYVANSLVVVTSSVVLLLLIGSMAGFALSRLRFRGSGVIYLGCLAALFVPFQVIMVPLARIMGDAGLVDTYPGLVLVYVAQFLPFTVFLMTSYYRTIPPEIVDAARIDGNSVYGVYRRIMLPLGRPALLSVGILDALFCWNDVIISLLMMPSADHRTLMVGVTALRGQYSDDIPTFASGVLIAAVPVLAVYLFLQRQIADGVAAGSTKG; encoded by the coding sequence ATGTCCCGGACCGGGTGGGCCCGGTGGCTGGTCGTCGTCCCGATGACGCTGCTCGCCCTGGCGACGATCTATCCACTGATCTTCACCGCCAACGTCGCCATGAAGACCCGGCGGGAGTACATCCTCGACCGGTTCTCCCCGGCGGGCGTCCTGCACTGGGAGAACCTCGCCACGGCGTGGAACAGCGTCGGCATGGCCCGGTACGTCGCCAACTCGCTGGTCGTGGTGACGTCCTCGGTGGTCCTGCTGCTGCTGATCGGGTCGATGGCGGGCTTCGCGCTGAGCCGGCTGCGGTTCCGTGGCTCCGGGGTGATCTACCTGGGTTGTCTCGCGGCGCTCTTCGTCCCGTTCCAGGTGATCATGGTGCCGCTGGCCCGGATCATGGGGGACGCCGGGCTCGTCGACACGTACCCGGGCCTCGTCCTGGTCTACGTCGCGCAGTTCCTGCCCTTCACCGTGTTCCTGATGACCAGCTACTACCGGACCATCCCGCCGGAGATCGTCGATGCGGCCCGGATCGACGGGAACAGCGTCTACGGCGTCTACCGGCGGATCATGCTGCCCCTGGGCCGGCCCGCCCTGCTGTCGGTGGGCATCCTCGACGCCCTGTTCTGCTGGAACGACGTGATCATCTCGTTGCTGATGATGCCCTCGGCCGACCACCGCACCCTCATGGTCGGGGTGACCGCACTGCGCGGGCAGTACTCCGACGACATCCCCACCTTCGCCTCCGGGGTCCTGATCGCCGCCGTACCCGTCCTGGCGGTCTACCTCTTCCTCCAGCGCCAGATCGCCGACGGGGTCGCCGCCGGCTCCACGAAGGGCTGA
- a CDS encoding carbohydrate ABC transporter permease — protein sequence MPLGQSSVRPVPTGRTDRARPGAPARRGDTRRRPASGGVRAERLAPYVLVGPAVAVVVLLRLYPLVLGVNFSFTGDGERNGTTVGLDNYLELFRDPLFRTALGNVGLLVLLLPVAVAIPGLLATFIHLRTPGHRFYRSVYFFPAVLSPVIVGAIFNLLLAYDGPLNAVLGGVGLSPVDWLGDPDVAMVTVVGVHVWATFGMGLVVFLAGFATLDSALLDAARVDGASLTQTIRHVIVPGLSRTIQFVTVTTMIGMLTSMFGLLYVMTAGGPEGSTYLPEYYIWIQQGQLNRPALASAASTVLFLIMLVVGLAQISLLRRAGKET from the coding sequence GTGCCGCTCGGACAGTCGTCGGTCCGTCCGGTCCCGACCGGACGGACCGACCGGGCGCGGCCCGGAGCGCCCGCCCGCCGGGGCGACACCCGTCGCCGGCCGGCCAGCGGTGGGGTCCGGGCCGAGCGCCTCGCCCCCTACGTCCTGGTCGGACCGGCGGTCGCGGTCGTCGTGCTGCTCCGGCTGTACCCGCTCGTGCTCGGGGTCAACTTCTCCTTCACCGGTGACGGCGAGCGCAACGGCACGACCGTCGGCCTCGACAACTACCTGGAGCTGTTCCGGGACCCGCTGTTCCGGACCGCCCTGGGCAACGTCGGACTGCTGGTGCTGCTGCTGCCGGTGGCGGTGGCGATCCCGGGCCTGCTCGCCACCTTCATCCACCTGCGTACCCCCGGCCACCGGTTCTACCGCAGCGTCTACTTCTTCCCGGCGGTGCTCTCCCCGGTGATCGTCGGCGCGATCTTCAATCTGCTGCTCGCCTATGACGGCCCGCTCAACGCCGTCCTCGGGGGAGTGGGCCTCAGCCCGGTGGACTGGCTCGGTGATCCGGACGTCGCGATGGTCACGGTGGTCGGCGTGCACGTCTGGGCGACCTTCGGCATGGGTCTGGTGGTGTTCCTCGCCGGCTTCGCCACCCTGGACTCCGCGTTGCTGGATGCCGCCCGGGTGGACGGCGCGTCGCTGACCCAGACGATCCGGCACGTGATCGTCCCCGGCCTCTCCCGGACCATCCAGTTCGTCACCGTGACCACGATGATCGGGATGCTGACGTCCATGTTCGGCCTGCTCTACGTCATGACGGCCGGTGGACCGGAGGGGTCGACGTACCTGCCCGAGTACTACATCTGGATCCAGCAGGGGCAGCTGAACCGCCCGGCGCTGGCATCGGCGGCATCGACGGTTCTCTTCCTGATCATGCTGGTGGTGGGGCTGGCGCAGATCAGTCTGCTCCGGCGGGCGGGGAAGGAGACCTGA
- a CDS encoding ABC transporter substrate-binding protein, translated as MKRRVVWSAVLVAGLALTGCGSASDPGPSSGGSSGKLVVWDWKSGEATAARYLEKAKADFAREHPDVTVEFVAQPYDQYYTLLGTAIQSGSGPDVILFNGGGQIRDRTDALLPLDEYVAQDKQRLAGWDAFRKDGRTYAGPVTLQGHPIYYNKALYEKAGLDPASPATTWPEFVQDCAAIAKVKAKCFALGNKEGFGIQFWLSALGSGTLTAEEYDNWIAGKRDWNSPDVKRIFQLWKEAGDTGLNNDGANSTAMFNDSFALFQSGKAAHVIGLMSDIGHWKDFNEFLTPGKLGVMDAPVVTPGTTPTLAYDGGIGYAVAKWTKDPKVAADLVRSLTSAVALEAFHADAGAIAADTTIDVSAGGPAVTTIVSGLKTGRPALHVALSSKTLDLMGRLSQQLLSGSVTVDEAVKQLAASDQAG; from the coding sequence ATGAAGCGACGAGTAGTGTGGTCCGCCGTCCTCGTTGCGGGACTGGCCCTGACCGGCTGTGGCAGCGCCAGCGACCCGGGCCCCTCGTCCGGCGGCTCGTCCGGCAAGCTGGTGGTCTGGGACTGGAAGTCCGGTGAGGCGACCGCCGCGCGCTACCTCGAGAAGGCGAAAGCCGACTTCGCCAGGGAACACCCCGACGTGACGGTCGAGTTCGTGGCGCAACCGTACGACCAGTACTACACCCTGCTCGGTACGGCCATCCAGTCCGGCAGCGGTCCCGACGTCATCCTCTTCAACGGTGGCGGCCAGATCCGCGACCGGACCGACGCGCTCCTGCCGCTGGACGAGTACGTCGCGCAGGACAAGCAGCGGCTGGCCGGCTGGGACGCGTTCCGCAAGGACGGCAGGACCTACGCCGGCCCGGTGACCCTCCAGGGTCATCCCATCTACTACAACAAGGCGCTCTACGAGAAGGCCGGCCTCGACCCGGCCAGCCCGGCCACGACCTGGCCCGAGTTCGTCCAGGACTGCGCCGCCATCGCCAAGGTCAAGGCCAAGTGCTTCGCCCTCGGCAACAAGGAGGGCTTCGGTATCCAGTTCTGGCTGTCCGCCCTGGGCTCGGGCACCCTCACCGCCGAGGAGTACGACAACTGGATCGCCGGGAAACGGGACTGGAACTCGCCCGACGTCAAGCGGATCTTCCAGCTGTGGAAGGAGGCCGGTGACACCGGCCTGAACAACGACGGAGCCAACTCGACGGCGATGTTCAACGACTCCTTCGCGCTCTTCCAGTCCGGCAAGGCCGCCCACGTCATCGGGCTGATGTCGGACATCGGGCACTGGAAGGACTTCAACGAGTTCCTCACCCCCGGGAAGCTCGGCGTGATGGACGCCCCGGTCGTCACCCCCGGGACCACCCCCACCCTGGCGTACGACGGCGGGATCGGATACGCGGTCGCCAAGTGGACGAAGGACCCGAAGGTGGCCGCCGACCTGGTGCGCTCCCTGACCTCGGCCGTAGCCCTGGAAGCCTTCCACGCCGACGCCGGGGCGATCGCCGCCGACACCACCATCGACGTCTCGGCGGGCGGCCCGGCCGTCACCACGATCGTCTCCGGACTCAAGACCGGCCGGCCCGCGCTGCACGTCGCGTTGTCCTCGAAGACCCTGGACCTGATGGGACGGCTCTCCCAGCAGCTGCTGAGCGGTTCGGTCACCGTCGACGAGGCGGTGAAGCAGCTGGCCGCTTCCGACCAGGCGGGTTGA